The Candidatus Margulisiibacteriota bacterium region GTATTTGTCAGGTGCAATATGGCGATTTTCATGTAAACCGATTTGTATGAAAAAATCATAAGGTTTCAAAAATAAATTTTCGATGTTCAGTTTAAGTTTATTACTCAGAGAAAAAAATTTTCTTGGTAACGGACAAGAGATTGTTTGGAAACCGTATTTTTGCATTTCACTGCAATGGGCTTTCAGAAAGTGTTTACGACCCGCGGCAAAATTTGTTACCTCGATGTTCAGGCCCTGTAAAGCCCTCATTAATTCAAGAGTAGCATAAGTCATACCAAATTTTTGGCTGGAAATAACATCTATATCAAAAACTATTTTCATTCAGATTTACTCCGGATCATCCTTGGTTGCTGGGGTGTCGATAAAATCGAAGAGAACTTTATCAAGAATACATTCCTTGTATAATCTTCCCAACAGCAAGTTAGTATTATAAATATGATACTTGTTTTTAAAGAATTTTAAAGCAGCTGCTTTTTTGTGTTCCAGATAAGACATATCTGTCATTAAATTTAATTTTTTGTAAATCGATTCGATGTTTCGAGCCTCGGATATTTCGCCGGCTTCACCATATCCTATCATTTCAGGCATGGCCAGTAAGTCGCTTGTCAGTACCGGTATGCTCATGGACAGAGCTTCCAGAACAACAAGCGGAAAGCCGTCAGCAACAGTGGGATAAGCAAAAATATCAAACTTGGAGAAATAATCTTTAAGTAACTTTTCTCTGGGAACAAAATTCAGCCATTCAATCCGGTAAGGCTCCAGTTCCTTTTTATTAAATAATTGTTCACAACCGATAATAAATAGCTGTAAATTCTTTTTTTCAGGATAAAGTTTTTTATAGGCCTGAAGTAAATACCAGCCCCCTTTAGCGTAAAAATCTTTGGCAATAAAGCCGATTATTATCTGAGACGGGTCTTTAATTTTATAATTTACAGGATAAGATGGAAGTCCGATTGGAATTACCCTGATTTTATCCGGATCGGCCCCTTTTTTCAGATATTCATTTTTTAAAACCTCGGAAAATAATATAATTTTTTTTACTTTTTTATAACAGACAGAAGTTTCTATAATATTAAAAATTTTACAGAGACCTTTTTCCATAAATTCCATAACAGTAATACGCCATGCCGGATAGTTATGAAAAGTTTCCAGAAATTGCCCAGCAGTGAGAGCATTGCTTATTACTACCGGTGGCACTTTCCCGCTCAGGTTTACAGGGAAGACATGAACATGGACCAGATCAAAATGGTTTCTGATATGAAAATACTTCCAGGGATTAGCGAAAAGCCACTGTTTCCGACGAAAAATATTAATTATAGTGATTATCAAAGCCGGGAAGAAATCCTGAAATATCCAGAATTTGCTATATTTCATGTTTTTCCAGAGAAAGCGCAGTCGTTTGCGTTCAACAATATCTTCATTTTTTAAGGCTGTTACGTAATCGGTATATTCAATGTCTTCAGGAGGTCGGTTTAAGATTGACTCGGTATAAACAATATCTCCGCAATAGATATCAACATCTCTGACAGGGCTGATGAGCAAAATTTTATAAGCGCTCATTTTTTCCTTTTTTACCTTTGATAAAATCCATTATTCCCAAGAGAGAATAGGACATATTTTTAAAATTTTTGTTTTTAGCCGGCTTAAGCAAACCCTTTATTATCAGACGCAGATTGTCAGCAAAAAAATGGTAAATAAATAGCACTATATATTTTTTTCGGCCATACCTGGCAAAAAACTGCAGTCGGTTTCTTTGACAATAATAGTAAATAAATGGGTTTAGCGCTGCTGTTTTAGACACCTTGTGTTGAACTTCTGATTTTGGGGTTACAACACATTTAAATCCATGATGTTTCACCTTCATACAAAAATCAGCATCTTCAAAATAAAGGAAATATTGTTCATCGAAAAGGCCGGTTTTTTCTAACATGTTGTTACGTATGAGCATAGCCGAGCCTGTAAGAAAATCAACCTCTAAAGGGCCTGCAAGAGGTCGGGTGTTATGAAGTGTCAAACCTTTTTTGTGATCATAATAACCACCTGCAAAACAGACATTATTTGTTCCATATACTATATTTTGGGGGGTACATATCCCTATTTGTGTATCCCTTTCCAATACAGAAATTAATTCAGGCAAAGTACTGGAATTGAGCACAATATCATTATTAAGGATGAAGGAATACTCGTAACCCCTGTTAAGTGCTTCATTAAGACCGGCGTTAACTCCTGCGGCATAACCCATATTGTCTGGAAGTTCCAGGATACTTAACCACGGTAAAACATTTTTAATATTTTGAACCACAATTTGTGAGGAATGATTATCTATAAGTAAAAGTTGCTTTTTATTAATTCCGGATTTAATACAGGATTCCAGGCATTCCAGAGTATCCTCAATATTGTTGAAATTTATAATAACTACCAAGGTTTTTTCAAGCATCTTCTAATCTCCATTATATTGATATTTTTATATTTGACTATTAAAAAATCTTGGCAGCGGCTAAAATAAAAGAATGAAACATTGTCGTATCTGCAAGGGAAATTTCAAAAGCGAATTGCAAGTAAAAGAAATGATGTTCGGGTCTGGCAAGGAATTTACCTATCAGCAATGCGAACATTGCGGTTGTCTGCAAATCAAACAATATCCTGAAGATATTTCCGGTTTTTATTCTGACCAATACTATTCACTGCAGCCTCTGGAATTTAGCAGAAGGTCCCGGTTCAAACAGTTTATACGGCGACAATTTACCAAATACTATTTATATGGCCTTAATCCCTTGGGATATGTGATGTTTAAGCTGCTCAAATGGCCAGCTCCTTTTTATATAAAATGGTTTCAGGAAGCTGGGGTAAACCTTAAGTCCAGAATCCTGGATGCAGGATGCGGTGCCGGTTATTTATTATTGTCTATGTATAAGGATGGGTTCAGGCATTTAGCCGGTGCAGACCCGTTTATAAATGAAGAGATCACATACGACCGGAATTTAATCATTTATAAGAAAAGTTTAGAAGAAATGCATGGTAAATTTGACTTTATCATGATGAATCATTCCTTTGAGCATATGCAGGAACAGGAAATGATCTTGCGGCAGGTTTATCGTTTGTTGCGTCCTAATAGTTATCTGATGATCAGGATCCCGGTTGCAGATTCCTATGCTTTTCGGGCATATGGGGCTAACTGGGTGCAGTTGGACGCACCCCGGCATTTTTATTTGCATACAGTTAAAAGCATCAATATCCTTGCGGAGAAAACCGGATTTATTGTAAAAAAAATTGATTATGATTCCAATGAATTTCAGTTTTGGGGAAGTGAACAATATATACGAAATATCGCTTTGAGGTCTGAAAAGTCTTTTGCTGTCAATCCAGAAATGTCGATCTTTACACAGGATGAGTTGCAAGCCTATAAAGCAAAAGCGCTCGTTTTAAACAAAAAGCAGGAAGGTGACAGTGCCTGTTTTTATCTATATAAAAAAGATAATAATGATCGTAGACACTAAATGAGCACGACAAACAGATATGTTTTTATTGATGCCTTAAGAGGTATTGCTGCCTTGGGCGTTGTAATGCATCATTTATTTCATACAACCGTTTTTACCAGAATTTATTATCAGATAATGCCAATCGTTATTAAAATAATAAGTGATTACGGCAGAAATGGTGTTCAAATCTTCTTTGTAATAAGCGGTTTCGTGATAGCGCATTCTTTACGCAACAACAAATTAAATATTAAATCCATATTTGGGTTCATTATCCGCAGACAGGTAAGATTGGACCCGCCCTATTGGACCGTTATAATTATTATGCTTTTTTATCAATTTGTTGAATCGCACCTGCCCCTGGTAACCCAGCCATTACCAAGTTTATCAGCTGTTTTATTAAATTGTTTTTATTTACAAAGGATTTTTGATACGACACAAATTCTGGATGTGGCCTGGACATTATGTCTGGAAATTCAATTTTATTTATTCTTTATTATATTGCTGGCCATTGGAATACGCCTGGTCAAACCAAAAAATAATCCCAGCGTAAGTTTTGCTTCAGTCGGCTTGGTACTTGTAACCGGTGTAATTTCGCTGATTATTTACAGATATTCCGGAACAGCAAAATTTGTGTGGTTTATATTTGACTGGTTCTTTTTCGCAGGCGGTGTTCTCTGTTACTGGGCCTTACATCATATAGTATCAAAATGGTTATTTTTTCTGTTTATTACCATTTATATTTATTATATATTGTTTGCGATTTTTATTCAAAACAGCGGTTTGGATCTCAGCATTCTGCTGGCTGGCTTTGTTACGGTTATTACCATCTACGTTCTGGGGTATTTTAATAAGTTATCTGTTTTCTTAAAAAATTACTTTCTACAATATTTGGGCAAAATCTCCTACAGCTTATATCTTATTCATCCCATCGTTATTTTTTTTGTAATGCGTTTGGGTTATAAATTAACAGGGGACAATCATATTCTGGCTTTGGGCTGGTATATACTGGCTTTCTTTGCTACATTTATTGCCGCTCATTTTCTTTATAAGTTTGTAGAAAGACCTAGCATGAATTTTTCGTCCAGAATAAAGGGTATTCTGACTTAAGTTCACAGGTATTTTATAAACATTATGTTATAATTGTTGTGATCCACAGACAGAGTTCGCAGCATGTAATACAAAAGGAGATTGAATATGAGATTCGGAACCAGAAGCTATACACAACTTGTCAAGGCATTCATAGACCTAAGGCATTACAAGGCATTAATCAATATTTGTACTAAAGCAGTGAACCCCAAAGAATTTTTGAATAAATATTTATTCGGCAGTGGTACTTATCCTTGCCAAATCAAAGTAAAAACTTCTATCGGGATAATTTCTATAACGGCATTTAATTCTCATGATTTATTGACCATAAATGAAATATTTTTCAGGAAAGATTATCAGGTAAAGCCTGATATTCAAATAGTAGCAGATATTGGTTCCAATATCGGTATCAGCGCACTTTATTTTTTAACTCAAAATCCCAACGTAAAATGTTACCTGTTTGAACCCAATCCCAGTAACGTAGAAAAATTGAAACAAAATTTGAAAGGATTTGAGTCCAGGTATGTGCTGCAAACATATGCAGTATCAAACGAATCAGGAACCTTTGATTTCGGTATAGAAAGCACAGGGCGCTATGGTAGTCTGGAGCAGCATTTGGGGCAAACCATAAAAGTTGACTGCAAGGATATAAACAGTGTTTTACAACTTATTATTAATCGGGAAAAGCAGATCGATTTGCTGAAGATCGATACAGAAGGTTCGGAAATAAAAACTTTAAGGGCAATAAACGAAGAGTATCTCAAGGATATTAAAATGATCTGTTCCGAATCCGAACAGGTTATTAATAATGGGGAAGCCGAATTGCTGCGCAAGTTTTTCCGGCAAAAGATGTATGGTACAGTATGCTGTTTATATAACCGGTTTGGTTAGGACCTTTTTCCACTGCTGAAAAACAACAGGATAGTCATATTTCTCTTTAATCAGCTGTTCGGCTTTTCCCAACAATGAGTTCATATCAGAGTTCATTACATCATTGATTTTGGCTATCCAGGATTCAGTATTTAGAGGCAGAAGAAATCCGGTTTCTCCGGAAGAAATAATAGACCTTGGCCCCACATTGTTTTGTCCGGCAAGAACAACAGTGCGTGAGGCCATGGCTTCCAGGATAACCAGCCCGAAGAGTTCTTCCCATCCTTGACGTGGCCTGGATGGCAGCAGCAGACATTTGGACTTTTTATAATATTCAGCCAGTTTTTTTGTGGGCTGGAACCTTACCACGGTTATATTAGAAAGTTGTTCGAGGCTCTGAATCTCAGGACCTTCACCTATAAAGGTAAAATGATATTGCGGCAAGGCAGTGACGAGCTCCTTTAAAAACGAAAAGTTTTTATCGGCGATAAAACGACCCACAAACAAAATTCCCTGTTTTTCAGTTTCAGAATTTTTAAACACAGAATAATCCACAGCGTGCGGAATTACCTGAATGGAGGTTGATTTGCCCAAAAATTCCGCTAAACCGGCTTTCGCTGTTTCTGTGACAGTAACAATTTTTAGCCGGGATAAAATATTTTTCCAACTGTTCAGAACATCATGGTTATCATTGGGTAAGGGTTGATTTTGATTTGTCCAGTAAGGCCAGGAGGTCTGATAGATTAATTTGTGTCTGTTCAGAAAAAGTTTAATTTTATCCATATCTGCTGAAAAGGGTTCCAGTGAAAAAATAATAGTCTTGTTTTTCGAGAGATATTTCAGAGATAAGAAACGCAGATAATCTCCCAGACTGCAGAGCAAGGCTTTGAGCTTCTTTTGTTTGAAATAAGCCCAGCTGTGTTTTAAGGAAGCGTAATAGGAAAACATGGCCAGTTTATAGTGGCCGTCATATTCTATAACCTGATAAAAATGTTTGGAACGGCCGGCGTGCATAAGATATATGGTCTTGGAAAATTTATTAAACAAAGTGCGCAGGAAAGATTTTACAAAATTACGGTCGGACAGAAATTTAACCGGGTCGAGTAGCAGAAAACGCAGATAATTTTTTAAGGCATAGGGCCTGTCCTTTTGCGCGAAACCTACCCAGGCCTGCCACTGATAGCGTATTGCCAGAGACTGCCGGTACAGTTTTTTGTCAACACTGGGATATTCTTTGAAAAAATGTTGAATGGACTCAAGGGCCGCAGGACCGATTTTTCTATAAGCATTGGCTGAATTGGTTTCATGATGGCGATGCAGGACAAGTTTTTGTGGCAGGTATCCAGCTTCAAATTGATGAGTCATTTTCAGAATAACATAAAAATCTTCAAGAGGCAGGCCATTTTTAAATCCACCGACAGCATTTAAAGATTCGGTCCTGAAAAAACAGGACGGCCCCAGCAGCTGCGCTTCATTTGAGAGTACTTTTTTTAAAAGATAGCCTCTGGGTTCAAGCGCGATGTTTAATGGTTGGTGAGCGGCAAGTTCTTTTTCATGATGATAAACATCACAGTAAATCAGTCCGACAGAGGGAGAGGCAACCTCGAAATGTTGGGCTATAGTAGTCAGTGTATCAGGCAGCAGCATATCATCAGAAGCAAGGTAATAGAAGTATTTTCCCCTGGCTTTGGATAATCCCAGGTTAAGCGTAGTGCTGACCCCTTCATTATTTTTATTAATATATTCAAAGCCTTGAGGATACTTTGCCAGAAGCTCCTGAATTTTTTCATGTGTTTGGTCTTTTGAGCCGTCATTAATTACTATGAACTGGATATTTTTACAGGTTTGTGTGAATACGCTTTCTATAGCTTTTTGCACATAATTTTCATGGTTATAAGCGGGCATTACTAAGGTAAACAAAGGTTCCATATTTATTCCTTTAGCAATTTCAGTTTATACAAAATGAGTACAACCAGCATTTTCAGACTATGCTTTAGGGAAGCTTTAATAAATGGACGATAAACAAAAAAAAGTCCGGCTGCTTTCATATATTTTTTTTGCAGCCGGTAGTGATTGACCAGCCCAAAATAATAATGATCGATTTTAGGTTGAAGGACTTCCGTGTATTGATATTTGAAAAGTTTTTGCAGCTCAACATTAAGCAGCAAAGCCGAAAGGCAATTTCTCTCAAAATGTTCTGTTTTTTGAGGCGAAAAGATACCGCCGGCATGGACCCGGTATGTGCTTAACACCTCGGGCAGATAATAGATGTCGCCAAACCGGGCATTTAAAATATGTAACGCATGGTCCAGCGTGAGTATTTTTTCAAACCAGTCAGGGAAAGTTTTAAACAGACGGTTGCGAAACATGACTGAGCAGGTATGCATAAAGTTTTTGTTTAAGAGGTCAGGAAGGCTGGACCATTCGGCAAAATCAGGCTCAGGGTATAGCGTCGATTTTTCCGGCGCGGCCGTATAGATAACTCTGGTGCAGTTAAAGCAAATGGCCGCGGCTGAATGAGCATCCAGGATATCAGCCTGCCTTTGCAATTTGTCCGGTTCATTCCAGAAGTCGTCTCCTTCGAGCAGCGCTACATATTGTCCGGTACAGGTTTGCAGGCACTGTATAAAGTTTTTGGCCATGCCGATATTTTTGTCCGGTAAAAGTAGTCTGATACGCTCGGGGTATTGGGCTTTATATCCGAGAATAATTTCACGGGTTTTGTCTGTAGAGCAATCCTCGCCTATAACCAGCTCAACATCGAAGTTTGTTTTCTGAGCCAAAACACTTTCAATAGACTGGGCTATAAAAGCCTCATGGTTGTAAGTAATCATACAGACGCTAACTTTTGGGGCCATTTGGCTACGAGTTCCGGAAACTTTTTAAAATGTCGCAAATCCTGCAAACATCATCAGCAGACAAGTCGCCGTAAAAGGGCATGGACAGTACTTCTTTAACTACCTGATGCGCAACCGGCAGATTGTGCGGTGAGGAAGAGGGGATTTGTTTGTAACAGGTATATTCGCTGCACAGCGGATAGAAATATTTACGTGTAAACACATTAAATTTCTTAAATTCAGCATACACAAAATCTCTGGATTTTCCAAATTCCTCCTCATTTATACGGATTACAAAATACTGGTAACTGTTTTTAATGGCTTCACCCAGGTTCAAAAATTTTATACCGGGAACGTCCTTCAAAGAATCTTGATACTGCTGTAATATCCTGCTACGTTTTTCTACTTCCGCCTGCATACAACTCAGTACCTCCAGCCCGATTACAGCTTGTATCTCGTTCATCTTGCCATTAATTCCGGGCATGACCACTTCCTCCTCATTTTTTATACCGAAATTTTTGAGCAGGTTGATTAATTTTTTTGAATGCTCGTTTTTCATAGTTAAGGCGCCGCCTTCGGCTGTGTGATAGAGCTTGGTGGCGTGAAAGCTGAACATGGTTATATCCCCGAAATTCCCTATACCCTGATCATGGATTTCGGTGCCGAAGGCATGGGCCGCGTCATATACAACTTTCAGCCCGTAGCGGTCGGCAACCTCCTGAATAGCCTGCACATCGCAGGGCGTTCCAAATACATGTACTCCCAAGATTCCAGTAGTATGCGGTGTGATCATGGATTCTATTTTTCTGGCATCGATATTCATGGTCTGCGGATCAATATCGCAAAAAATCGGTTTAATGTTGTTCCAGGTAAGCACATGAGGTGTGGCCGGGAAGGTAAATGGCGTGGTGATAACTTCTCCGGACAATCTTAAGCACTGACAGGCGACAATGAGCGCGATTGTCCCGTTATTAAAAAGAGTAATGTAAGGTACTTTTAATACCTGTTTGAGCTGTTCTTCCAGCTGCTGATGCTGATAACCGTTATTGGTTAGCCATTTGGCCTGCCATACTTCGGCAAGCCTGTTTTTAATTTTGTCCAGATCAGGCAGGATAGGCCTGGTAATATAGATGGGCGCACTAAAAGGTTCCTGGCTCATAAGGTTCCTTCCAGCTGTTTTTCCAGCTTCAGTAAATTTTTTTGTCTGTCCTTTAGAAAACTGGCTGGTATACCTGCGTAAATGCCCCAGGCCGGAAGTGATTTATTTACCAGGCTCATTGCGCCTACAGCAACTCCTTCTTCCAGGTTGAGATCGGGCAGCACTACAGTATGGGCGCCTATTTGAACGTATTTTTTGAGACAAACAGGCCCACCGCTAATTTGTTTATATTTTTCCGGCACAGTGGAATTAGTTAAATGTCTGCCGCTGAAATCATCAATCGCGCTATAGATGGTAACCCGGGCCGAAATGCCACTGAAATCCTCAAAAATAATCTGCCTGGCGCCGTACAAGGCGCAGAAAGCAGAGATATGCACATATGAACCCAGGGTTATTTTGCCTGAAAGTATGCAGAAGTCATCAATCCGGACATTATCGCCCAAAGAGATATTCTCAGGATTATAGAAACTGGCATTACGGCTGATTAAAACATTCTTTCCGAAAGTTTTTAACCCTAATTCCCTAAGTTCGGAATCTGTATAAAAGGATGTTTTCAAGATTTTATTCCCTTTCAAATAATACTCTTTATTTTATTTTTCTACTACATAGAGCACAGACCTGGGGTGGATACCATTACTAGCAAACTCATCAGCCCCAAAAAAAGTTTGGTCCAGCATTTTTACCTTAAACCCTGCATCCACCAGCTTTTGCAGGAACCCTGCCCTAGAGTAAAGCCTGACATGATCATCTTGCGCGTAATATTTCCAGCGTTCCTCAGCAGTTAGTGACCGGTTATACTCCAGGTCTTCATTGATGTCCAGCATAATAGGGACCATGATTATAGCCCAGCCATGAGGTTTCAGTATCCGTTGAAGTTCTTTAAGTGCTTGCCTGTCATTGGGGACATGTTCCAATACATGAGAGCAAAGAATTATATCGAAAGAATTATCAGCCAGTGCAGGCATAGCGCTAATATCTACCTGATAGTCTATGGGTTTCAGATAGAGATCAGCTGTTTTATATTCCAGCTGTGGATTGCGGACTATAAATTTTTTTAAGGCTTTGGAGGGTGCGAATTCCAGAAGTTTAATATAATTTTTAATGAGGTTGGTATTAAGATTATTTTTAAGAAACATGGCGTAAAGTCTTTCTCTGTCTGA contains the following coding sequences:
- a CDS encoding glycosyltransferase family 4 protein; translated protein: MSAYKILLISPVRDVDIYCGDIVYTESILNRPPEDIEYTDYVTALKNEDIVERKRLRFLWKNMKYSKFWIFQDFFPALIITIINIFRRKQWLFANPWKYFHIRNHFDLVHVHVFPVNLSGKVPPVVISNALTAGQFLETFHNYPAWRITVMEFMEKGLCKIFNIIETSVCYKKVKKIILFSEVLKNEYLKKGADPDKIRVIPIGLPSYPVNYKIKDPSQIIIGFIAKDFYAKGGWYLLQAYKKLYPEKKNLQLFIIGCEQLFNKKELEPYRIEWLNFVPREKLLKDYFSKFDIFAYPTVADGFPLVVLEALSMSIPVLTSDLLAMPEMIGYGEAGEISEARNIESIYKKLNLMTDMSYLEHKKAAALKFFKNKYHIYNTNLLLGRLYKECILDKVLFDFIDTPATKDDPE
- a CDS encoding glycosyltransferase family 2 protein; the encoded protein is MLEKTLVVIINFNNIEDTLECLESCIKSGINKKQLLLIDNHSSQIVVQNIKNVLPWLSILELPDNMGYAAGVNAGLNEALNRGYEYSFILNNDIVLNSSTLPELISVLERDTQIGICTPQNIVYGTNNVCFAGGYYDHKKGLTLHNTRPLAGPLEVDFLTGSAMLIRNNMLEKTGLFDEQYFLYFEDADFCMKVKHHGFKCVVTPKSEVQHKVSKTAALNPFIYYYCQRNRLQFFARYGRKKYIVLFIYHFFADNLRLIIKGLLKPAKNKNFKNMSYSLLGIMDFIKGKKGKNERL
- a CDS encoding class I SAM-dependent methyltransferase produces the protein MKHCRICKGNFKSELQVKEMMFGSGKEFTYQQCEHCGCLQIKQYPEDISGFYSDQYYSLQPLEFSRRSRFKQFIRRQFTKYYLYGLNPLGYVMFKLLKWPAPFYIKWFQEAGVNLKSRILDAGCGAGYLLLSMYKDGFRHLAGADPFINEEITYDRNLIIYKKSLEEMHGKFDFIMMNHSFEHMQEQEMILRQVYRLLRPNSYLMIRIPVADSYAFRAYGANWVQLDAPRHFYLHTVKSINILAEKTGFIVKKIDYDSNEFQFWGSEQYIRNIALRSEKSFAVNPEMSIFTQDELQAYKAKALVLNKKQEGDSACFYLYKKDNNDRRH
- a CDS encoding acyltransferase — protein: MSTTNRYVFIDALRGIAALGVVMHHLFHTTVFTRIYYQIMPIVIKIISDYGRNGVQIFFVISGFVIAHSLRNNKLNIKSIFGFIIRRQVRLDPPYWTVIIIMLFYQFVESHLPLVTQPLPSLSAVLLNCFYLQRIFDTTQILDVAWTLCLEIQFYLFFIILLAIGIRLVKPKNNPSVSFASVGLVLVTGVISLIIYRYSGTAKFVWFIFDWFFFAGGVLCYWALHHIVSKWLFFLFITIYIYYILFAIFIQNSGLDLSILLAGFVTVITIYVLGYFNKLSVFLKNYFLQYLGKISYSLYLIHPIVIFFVMRLGYKLTGDNHILALGWYILAFFATFIAAHFLYKFVERPSMNFSSRIKGILT
- a CDS encoding FkbM family methyltransferase encodes the protein MRFGTRSYTQLVKAFIDLRHYKALINICTKAVNPKEFLNKYLFGSGTYPCQIKVKTSIGIISITAFNSHDLLTINEIFFRKDYQVKPDIQIVADIGSNIGISALYFLTQNPNVKCYLFEPNPSNVEKLKQNLKGFESRYVLQTYAVSNESGTFDFGIESTGRYGSLEQHLGQTIKVDCKDINSVLQLIINREKQIDLLKIDTEGSEIKTLRAINEEYLKDIKMICSESEQVINNGEAELLRKFFRQKMYGTVCCLYNRFG
- a CDS encoding glycosyltransferase codes for the protein MEPLFTLVMPAYNHENYVQKAIESVFTQTCKNIQFIVINDGSKDQTHEKIQELLAKYPQGFEYINKNNEGVSTTLNLGLSKARGKYFYYLASDDMLLPDTLTTIAQHFEVASPSVGLIYCDVYHHEKELAAHQPLNIALEPRGYLLKKVLSNEAQLLGPSCFFRTESLNAVGGFKNGLPLEDFYVILKMTHQFEAGYLPQKLVLHRHHETNSANAYRKIGPAALESIQHFFKEYPSVDKKLYRQSLAIRYQWQAWVGFAQKDRPYALKNYLRFLLLDPVKFLSDRNFVKSFLRTLFNKFSKTIYLMHAGRSKHFYQVIEYDGHYKLAMFSYYASLKHSWAYFKQKKLKALLCSLGDYLRFLSLKYLSKNKTIIFSLEPFSADMDKIKLFLNRHKLIYQTSWPYWTNQNQPLPNDNHDVLNSWKNILSRLKIVTVTETAKAGLAEFLGKSTSIQVIPHAVDYSVFKNSETEKQGILFVGRFIADKNFSFLKELVTALPQYHFTFIGEGPEIQSLEQLSNITVVRFQPTKKLAEYYKKSKCLLLPSRPRQGWEELFGLVILEAMASRTVVLAGQNNVGPRSIISSGETGFLLPLNTESWIAKINDVMNSDMNSLLGKAEQLIKEKYDYPVVFQQWKKVLTKPVI
- a CDS encoding glycosyltransferase → MAPKVSVCMITYNHEAFIAQSIESVLAQKTNFDVELVIGEDCSTDKTREIILGYKAQYPERIRLLLPDKNIGMAKNFIQCLQTCTGQYVALLEGDDFWNEPDKLQRQADILDAHSAAAICFNCTRVIYTAAPEKSTLYPEPDFAEWSSLPDLLNKNFMHTCSVMFRNRLFKTFPDWFEKILTLDHALHILNARFGDIYYLPEVLSTYRVHAGGIFSPQKTEHFERNCLSALLLNVELQKLFKYQYTEVLQPKIDHYYFGLVNHYRLQKKYMKAAGLFFVYRPFIKASLKHSLKMLVVLILYKLKLLKE
- a CDS encoding DegT/DnrJ/EryC1/StrS family aminotransferase: MSQEPFSAPIYITRPILPDLDKIKNRLAEVWQAKWLTNNGYQHQQLEEQLKQVLKVPYITLFNNGTIALIVACQCLRLSGEVITTPFTFPATPHVLTWNNIKPIFCDIDPQTMNIDARKIESMITPHTTGILGVHVFGTPCDVQAIQEVADRYGLKVVYDAAHAFGTEIHDQGIGNFGDITMFSFHATKLYHTAEGGALTMKNEHSKKLINLLKNFGIKNEEEVVMPGINGKMNEIQAVIGLEVLSCMQAEVEKRSRILQQYQDSLKDVPGIKFLNLGEAIKNSYQYFVIRINEEEFGKSRDFVYAEFKKFNVFTRKYFYPLCSEYTCYKQIPSSSPHNLPVAHQVVKEVLSMPFYGDLSADDVCRICDILKSFRNS
- a CDS encoding acyltransferase gives rise to the protein MKTSFYTDSELRELGLKTFGKNVLISRNASFYNPENISLGDNVRIDDFCILSGKITLGSYVHISAFCALYGARQIIFEDFSGISARVTIYSAIDDFSGRHLTNSTVPEKYKQISGGPVCLKKYVQIGAHTVVLPDLNLEEGVAVGAMSLVNKSLPAWGIYAGIPASFLKDRQKNLLKLEKQLEGTL
- a CDS encoding methyltransferase domain-containing protein yields the protein MLDQGYLKELDKQGFVYSPFHFETLNIFNYLCPVCKASDRERLYAMFLKNNLNTNLIKNYIKLLEFAPSKALKKFIVRNPQLEYKTADLYLKPIDYQVDISAMPALADNSFDIILCSHVLEHVPNDRQALKELQRILKPHGWAIIMVPIMLDINEDLEYNRSLTAEERWKYYAQDDHVRLYSRAGFLQKLVDAGFKVKMLDQTFFGADEFASNGIHPRSVLYVVEK